GATTTTGTGGAAGTATTTCTTTCGTATGTGTAACAGTAACAATATGTAACCTCTGCACACATCATGGGCCATATTCATGCATGGAGTATTTCTTCACATGCATACCAGTAGGAAGCAAAGCATTGATAAATTGACTAAAAATGTTAATATGGGgattgttctttctttttgtttcttttttataataatatttattaataaaacaatcatTTAGATAATAGCCAGGGAAAACacaatgaattttaaaacaaactaaaaacaattgaaaataaatccaattatagtaataatataaaaaattaagcttcattCCTTGTGCGGTTATGCCtgagaattgttttttctaatatgcaacagacagaaaaaaaaaattacagtttttaaattttgacaaACAGTTAACAAGCTAGAGAGATTTTGTAAGTTAAATCAAAGTTTTCTTACGTGACTAGAAGCACATGCATTTCTATGAAGAGACTTCTACTACATATCATATTCATCGTATCAAGTGCATGCAAGCAATCATCTCCTCTTCGTTTATATATAGCTAGGTACTATCTTAAAGTTAATTAACAATGTTTATATCAAGTCACGATCATATCTAAgcttacataaattaaaaaaaaaagggattaatTAAGAGGGTGTTTGCTAGAGATAGAACAgtttaatcttaaaaacaaCAAGGTCCTTAGGTTGTCTATGAGATAGGAATccaaaggaacaaaaaaaaaatccaatcaataATTTTCACAGTATAGTGATACATAAACATCAACTTAAACGGACAACCATTCCATGTAAGTACAACACTCACAAGAACAACATATATAACACACATTAGCACGTATTTATAGTCGTAACAAACCAATCTGACTTTCTTTATACAGTACTCTTGTGGTTCAGGATCAAGCTAGATCATGACTATTTAACACACCATCTTTCTCACCGAAAGCTGCCATGGAATATGCGACTTCAGCTTCCGAAATGCTGCTATGATGAATAGCCTGTGAAGAAGAAATCATAGGTTCACCAGATGGTCCAATAATCTTAGGCTGCTGtaactgttgttgttgttgttgatacaCAAATACATTTTCATTGATCAGAGAATCCAGAAACAAAGAGAACGTGTCCTCATTTTCATTTCCAATGTAATCTTCCTCTTTGTTTTGTTCATGATGACTTTGTAACCCCTTATTAAAACCATCACAACTAGGCCAGTTTTTGGCACCATCATCAATGACCTGATTTGGAAACTGATCCAAGTTAGTCATTGTAAAGTTCTCATTTTCTCTAGTGGCTGTAGCTCGATAGACCCCGCCATTCGCTTCTAGTGGAAAAGAATTAAGGATACAATTTTGGATGGGAGCGATATTGGCAATTTCTGATGAATTGGGGTTAGGGTATAAAGGCTTGTGCGTCCTTGGATCGATTCCTTGACTGATGAGCTTCTTGCTGAGATGGGTGTTCCAGTAATTCTTGATCTCATTATCGGTGCGTCCTGGTATCCTCCCAGCTATCAAAGACCATCTGAAAAGTGAATGTACGAGATCACgataatccaaaaaataaaaataaaaacatgaagatTCATATTCTCAAATTCcaagttgttataattaatcTAAGTTATCtcgattattataaaaaaaaaattcaaagttaatTTGAAATTCGGAACAAAAGGTACTTCTGGTCTCTAttgtgagagagagaagagggtGCAACATAGTAAAATGTTGACAAACAAGTTGATGCACTATGATAAAACTTTGTTTTAGAGCTTTCGATAATCTGATAGATTCAAGAATCCAAAATCAAGATGAAAAGCTATGGCAAAGAAGTGCGAGAGAACATGCATACATCCATACATGGATATACGGAGAGACCATGAAAACTTTAATTACGAGGGAAAGGCCTTAAAGTTACATATGTGATCTGAtacaatttgaattattttttctgaagaaaacaatttgaaatatttgttAATTGAAACTCGAAGCTCATATATGCTGGTATTtcgggagggagggagaggtaGAGCACAGTGAAAACCTAAAAAGcgatcaaacaaattaaaataaatgacatCCAAACCTAATTACTCCATAAACATTCCCCAGCTGATGATAGGGGAAAAACAGAATTATCATCATTcctaattaagtccataaaatccaattataaatatatacctGTTACCAAGCAACCTATGAAGCCTAAGAATGAGATCTTCTTCATCTGGGGCAATACGTCCTCTCTTAACAGAAGGCCTGAGATAGTTCATCCATCGGAGGCGGCAGCTCTTACCACACCTAAGAAGCCCCGCCCGCTTTGGCAGTGTACGCCACCGCCCTTCACCATCCTTCTTGATGTAGTTTGCCAAGATCTCATCTTCTTCAGGTGTCCACGGCCCCCTCTTTATACCCACTTTGCTACAACATGGTGTGGGTGTATTCCTGCTCCTTGTTGAGTTCCTTGAGGATAGATTCCTCATTCTCTTACTCCCTTTGTATGATAAATTAGTTAGTACAGTGTCCTTGTTTTATGTCAAGAAATGAGGGTTCAGATGGGGATGGTGGATGTTGTTGTTTATTCAATCGGATATATAAGGAGCTGTGAAGATAAATATATCAAGTGAAAAAGGTTGGATGGAGACACAAATGCTCTAAGGGGTGGATGGTGTCTTTTTATACGGACTATGTTTGTTCGGATCAAAACTTGATAAGTGAATTTTGAAGTATATGACTTTATGAAATTCGAGTTGGTggggctaaaaaaaaaaattctaagtttCCGAAACTGTTTTTTATagtcttttatatattttgaaagtcAAGTAAGGTATAATAATGTATTTGGCAatatggttgcggttgcttttcaaataatttttcatgtcgaaatgcatgccaatgatttttttttattttttaaaaattatttttgacatcagcacatcaaaatgatttaaaacatacaaaatatattaaattttagcaaaacaaattgaattttttgggaacgcagtttGCACCGCATTCCCAAATGTATTCTAAGAGTAAGGAAAATGGAAATGGATTAATTATACTAAGGGTTTTAACCGGGACTTATTTTGAAGTGTTTGAAATTCGGGTTGAGATGTGGTTAGAAATGTTAGGATTCAGACCAAAACCTAATATGAAACACGTGTGATTCTGTGTGAGACTAACTCTAAACGTACGACCGAGAGTTGATCCAAGACTTAGTTCGAGACGCTCAAGGTGCGATTAAGACTAGGTTCATGGCACCAAGGGTTTAGTCCATAACTGGTAATGGGGTGCCTAGGAGGATTAAACCAATTTCAGGGCACTTACGATTCTTTCAAGGACCTCTGCGCCAGAAGGTCAAACCAAGGCTTGATTTACAATGTATTTGGCaatgtggtagcggttgcttttcaaataacttttcgtaccaaaatgcatgccaatgatttttttcattttttaaaaattatttttgacatcaacatatcaaaacaatccaaaatatataaaccatattaaaattttttttggaccaagtttatatattcttttagtAAGCATGTTGTCATTTTGTAATGATTGCAAGTTTACCATGTTCTTATAATAATACAtgattataaacaaaatatacaaGCTCAATTGTCTCATTCATCTAGTATAATTCAGACAACAATCTTAAGGCTTTATTGATAATTAGACTTTGTTAACTTATAGCTTTTCAATTAATTCCTTGCAACTTATGTTTACATGATTCTATATGATGTTACATATTTCAATTTGCATGTTATTGCATTCCTAATACATTATTTAATAAtccaacattaaattaaagacCAACTTTACAATATTgaattttaggttgtttttaaaaaactcaaaatattagaaccaaaaacaacatttaaaaaataatataacctCATCATGCTTATATTGTTCAAATGGAATGAAAgagttcaatttggtcccttaatttttaacttttaaaattcaatccctatttttttagttttttacaaTTAGATCTTTAAACAATATAATTGCATGTTATTAAGAGaaacaaacaatataattgCATGTTGCATGTTTTACATTTTAGTATTTAGATGTCTCTAAATGAGagaaacaaatcatcaaaaaagaaaaacaaaagctcTCAAATAGTCAAATTTCATCCACAAGTAATTATGATATTGGTGTATATAGATtcatttttaaaagatgaattcAATGGAGGTGGTTGATATCTTCAATAATTCCCAACAAGGTAGATCATAACTCAACAAaagtttttaatatgatttgattttgagtttcttATCCAATTAAAAGGtgttttatggtttaaaattGGGTTTGAGAGGTCCATAAAGTTTTACCATGTTTTCAggttaaaattgattttcagaATCCAATAACTTTTATCCTAACAAATGTTGCAGGTGGACATGTGTCGTTTGCTCAAGCAAAATGATACATCATTcatgttattttgaaaatattatatttaaggTTGGacacatatctttttttaaaataaaaaaaattaaatgtttgagCCTAACCTAACTTTCAAGCCCACcatactttataattttaggCTAGACATACATACTTATCCTCCAACTTAAGCACACtttacttaatttgttttttaaatggcctttgaattttttttgtttgattttttttaatattataataacattcactttgaataaatttattagaataggatttaaataattttgtcatagtcttcaaataatataaacaattaccataaaaataattataaataaacctaatatgcttttttttattgaaaacaaaattctcaTTAACATTCaatatgaataaaatatctatttttttattgtaaatttcttACATAAATTTTCTCgcatttattattcttatattttttacaaatttgcATAGAAGTTTTtgatttatgcttttttttattgaagcttgcttttaaaattataataagttttaattttataaacaatatttttctcagaaacaatgcatgaataagaaaagaaattttgattcAACAAATATATTACTAATAAGAGAGAaatgtttcttttaaaataaaaacagtatgctaataaaaatatatataattttgactaaaaaaaaaatttttctCTTGAATTCAAATCTGTCTTTCTCACAAATatccatttaaattattttataattgaataaaaaattaaaaaaattccataaacatgaaattaaatatttacatgttCATCTATCTTTTGCTTCTTATAATAAAGAACAACTTCCTACTTTAGTCTTTAATTAGCATTAACAactcttcttatattttttccacatattttacaatatattttataaattatagacattatcattttagttttcaattaataaattttatcatacTGAAAAACACATCCATAATGTTTGTGCCTTCTTCTTTTAcattacaaattaaatttaaatcctACCCATATCATAGCACAATTACATTAAATAGTGGTTAACTAGACTAGAAAGtgctgaaattaattttaataaaaattaattggtgCAACAAGACTTTCTAATTGCTACATGAAAAATTTGTTCTCTTAATTACTTAAGATATTCATATACATGgtgattaattttgttttcagttttataattaaacaaCAATGTTGTTAAAATCGTTTAAGCTaatgttttggttttattattagtattaaaatTCTCAATATTAGAGTATCTCAGTGTTATATTATGAGGTCCAATTTACATAcataatggaaaaaatattgaaaaaagtaTTTCAAGACACACAAGTTAAAACCTAATATCCAGAGATAAATTGgaatacacaaataaaaaaaatggatcaaattgaaatcattattagcattgaaaaaacaaaaatcataaacttgatttgaaggataaaattgaaagatataaaaaccttaacaaaagaaaaaagaaaaaaataagaaattaaaagtagaaggaccaaattgaaataccttatatatacaaattaaaaatcaaaagttaaattgaaaaaaaataaaacttcaacaaaagaaaaaaatgactaaaaaacagcaatcaaaactaaaagatctgaatttaaaaaaaaataacaataaggaTCATAATGTAGTTATCAGGatagaagagagaaataaaggggggaaaagaaaaaatggtcatcagtgagatggttctttgatatggtatcagagtcttgatgaccaagcggtcacgagttcgaatctcaccatcctcatttatttgataaaaaattaagcacaatatAGTGTgggcatgtgcaagtttcacctgagggggtgtgttagagaataatagaaattatattataggacctcacctaatagtttaagttattgggttaagATAATTCTTTGACAAATACAATCTTTTTGCAATTCGATAAGATATGGGTACAATTCATTTAGCATTCACTACTTTTTTCTGCCCGAGTGATGTTCTGAGATCattctaaaaacttatttttatttaattatatatttattaaattgaatactcataataaattcaattatttaaatatctttttgttCTGGGAGGAATAGCCTCTCATCATATTGCAACAGGGACATTAGACATATTGGCGGTCCTATTCCATCTTAGTGTCTGCCCACCCTAACATctcataataaattcaattatttaaattctCGAGTAAGattgtatttcttttataaaaaaataaattttcttatttatttatttattttatcttgataaaaccataactttttttattaacaatatggatatttaaataaaaacttaaagaaatcaaaataaatattcattaaaaatcaaatgatttaaattcaagagaaaaaatgtatttttttagccaAGACTTCCTCATTGttattcatttgtttctttttctatcttgacaagaaaaaaaaaggactttttgtattaaaagcatgaaatgaaaagtaatttttcaactatttttatatgattgtatgaaaaaataaatgaataattaacttgggaaaataatataagaaatcaataaaacaataaccaaaattatattttattgtaatcaAATATTCATGagcaatttttttgaaaatattgctCATAAAGTTTCTTATATAATCATACTATAAAAAGCactaatcttatttaaaaaaaccattgcataattgaatgatttttttaaaaatatcattgtatttaTCTAGCTAAAAGCATCAAGCTCAATTGCagtattctttaaaaaaaaaaaaaggtcatatGCATCTAGGCCTGACAAGGAAGAGCTTGGCACCtggtttttcattcttttaaagaACCAGATGATCCGACATCAATTGTGACAATTTTTTATTACCTTTGATGATCTGATCCGAGTTTTTGAACCTCTAAAACCTAATTTTCGacattttcacctaaaaaaccTCCTTAACCCTATTTTCAAGGCCAAAACACACTTTGATTAGcctaaaactaaaaatcaaatcaaacacttTTCGAACTCTAATCCATTTTTTTCAACATGATTAGAGACTCAAAACATCTTCATTGAACTTTTAGCATCCAAACAAACTCATAGACACTgagatttgtctttttttcgATGAAATATGGCATATCAAAAgtttttctctcatttccatTTCTGATAGTTTTATCTATCTTCTATCAATTATTAGGCactgaaatgaaaaagaaataaggttttatgattgaaatgtaaactttaaaaaatagtagGGACCAAAGTGTGGAAAGATGTGCCTCTTTGAAcagtaaaatagaaaaaacaacctctttaaatattttttaaattgtaccctataattgtatttaaaatagcaagctttattattttacaaaaatattgtttttaaattgcacATGCAATAGCAtgtaaagcaaaacaaatcccAAAACATAAGACTAGccatggataaaaaataaagaaataaagcttAATGATCAAAGTACAGAAAATGAAAAGCTCCACAAAGCAAAACGGGAAAAAAAAGGCCATGAGGAAACAAACAAATgtttttcctattatttttttttaatggttattgttaatcattaatattaatgtgtttttaaaaagaattttttgtttacAATCCTTGAAAAGATCCTGAGCATGtcttattaaaagaaactaaaagggaTAGTAGAATTactgtaatatttttattgttgctcTAGATTTATTGGTACTATAGATTGAAATagtaaaatgatgatttttcccttaaaaacaTGACATAATTGGCCTTGAGAGCAGGGGTATAatagattttttgtatttatttacataGTAAAATGATTGGTATGCTCTTAGACATAAAAGGTCGTGCGTTGGAAAGGagaggtattttttattttttcatttcaaacgtatagtaaaataacttaaatgtCTTTCAATTAAATTTGTCTTTGCCTTAAGTCAAGGGGTTTTAATGTCTTTtccatttggtttttttgtgaTTATCAAGTCTAATCAGGGACAATTTAGTATTTAGacatacataaaatattaattaatttaaaaaaatcggTTACATGTGATATTTATGTGGACATGCATGACACTTATGCAAACGCGCGTGTATGCTCCTGTGATCTCCATCCAACATGTATGGCGTCGTCCGATGGTCAAGATCCGGCTTCCACAATGGCGTTTTATTCCTTATGATGTCGCCTCCATTAATAGGTTGCGCGTGTACCAAAAAAACATCAAGTTTTGCTTTGGTGgtcatttctttcttgttttattcttttttttctttcttctcctcagTTTCAGAGCTTTTCCCTGCACATTTTCAAAGTaaccctttgatttttttttcttcttttaaatttagtccatgttttttttattgctattttttattttaaataatccataaaattaggattttctttcaatttaaccctcattttattttatattttttttccttttagatttagtccttattcttttgattgttaattttttttttattgatcattctcttaattaaattatattatcaatcacatccctcaatattttatatcattctcttaattgagtcattttttcaattacattcatcggtattttagataattttatttattgggaTTTTATTAACCTTTCGAGTCACTGGCTTGacagattttttataattgattttttatgttgttatctttctatgagtttatcttaatttcGTGCGTTAAGTCATAGATTTTGTGTGTTAATCTAGTTTAACCtggttcaatattttttttattttatttttattattgtttatcgtattataaaattaattgtggAGTCTCTCTTACTTCTTTTAAAAATGCTACcggtgtgtgttttttttctgtgaTAATATAAGTTTggtaaaaaatctaaatgagaGGTTCACGGTCGCAATAGCTCATCAAACTGTTCAACAACCCAAATTCTGTGGACTGTGATGAGTATGACTCAACAGAAACACAACACAGAAGACAACGCGACATGAAAACAAAGCTTGGCCACTGCTTGCTTCTTATCTAACATTGCTTTGGCATTAAGTTcttttaataagttattttaatctttatggGCCCATCTTTTCTCATGTGCATGCGTATGCTATTACGCAAGATGAAATTGACATTCCTAgtgtgattattgttttttaaaaatatgttttttttagaaatatattaaaattatatttttaaaaaattatttttaatatcagcacatcaaaataatctaaaaacacttgaaaattaatttaaaaaaaatatatattcttaaaaaaaaacttttaaaatataaaaatcaccgGCTACAAATTCCTAAACTTGACCCAAATTTAAACTTTAGACCCACCAATATTGGTGTAGAGTTGCTTTTAGTGCCTAGAAAAGAATGCATTGAGGCCTGCTTTTGAGCTCCATTTGTTATGTGGATTGGGCTTAGGCCTGCTCTTAAGGGTTGACTGGAAAAACAAACCCTTTCTCCTTTATTAATTGTACGCTTTTCGcagaaataatcaaaataaaaaacttcttctttttatagaaACTGGAAAGTTCTTTCTTGCAAAGGAAGAAAATATTAACAGAGGTTCTCGGTGTTTGTGCACGACGCGTCGCGTGCACGAGCGGCCGGAAGCATAAAGGGTTTTTCTACTCCTAAGTCCAcattgaaaaatacattttttaaccaaattaaaCTCTCCTTTTTAAAACAGACTTTATGATGTGCTGTATTCATTAGTTtgcacaaatgaaaaaaaaattaaaaaaaatattttcatttactttAGAAATATTAGATTACTACATACGCTTTGCTGCAGgttctaccaaaaaaaaataatttgaatgtaAAATGGATTGTATAGGTTACCAagaatattttgtaattattataaaattaatccagatcaaatttaataactctCAACACGACTCCTTTTTAACtctagtttcaaattaaattttatatgagtTGTTTTAGCATAATGCATTAGGCTTGTTGGGTACAAAGGTAACCTGGATGACtagtaaaaacatgatttagctttttaaaaaaaatcaagataacatcttttataaataaaaaaattgagatgtcaacatattggatcgatcaATCTTTGCAGCTTAGCCGCCCAAATTCATGACTCAATCATGGACTCTAGTgggtttaatataatttaattattttttacttaattatatgataaaaaataaacgcTCACAAAATCAAGTATCAATAAAATAACGCGATATTTATTTGAAACcacaataactttataaaaaaaattgaaataaattatgaagactagttaagaataaatcaaattttgaagaataagttttttaaaaaaatccaaaaattcaataaaaacccaATATCGAATgataaattgaaagaataaaaaatcaagcaccAACCAAATATCGTGACGTTTATTTGAGATCACAATACCGCCCTATAAAAAGCATGCccaaacaaatcatgaagactaattaaaaatcaatcagatgttgaaggataaaattgaaaaaaaaacttcaataaaaacacaacattgaataataaaattgaaaaaaataacaaaaaaaaatgatgtataTAGAGCAATACAATGCTCCATGTACAAAACTGGAGCCGGGCTTCTGAAGAACACTCTCGTTTGAActaaaaaacttctaaaaaaataggGGCTTCTAAAGATAAGACTTATAcattataaatacatcatgaatCCTTAAagtttaaagtttttaatttttatattctattGCACATTTATCTtcagaatttctttttaaaatattatattttttttcttttaaaaaaatatttatttaagtgtTAATAAAAGATGACTTTTAAAAGGTATTAAACATCGAATATATTGACTTACCCTGCAGTAACCAACATGCACCAAGCACCGGggctaaaacaaaattatatcatattatcaaaacccaaaaattaattaattgtacaAAACATAACTCTTCCCTCCAAAgtacatatattttttgagaCATCATCATAACAGTAATCACGTTCTTTCAAAGCTTTtactaaacaaataaaagagcTTCTGTTTGTTCctcgagaaaaataaaagtagtttttttaaaaaaagcttttgtttgtatttgtgCCTTTTTAAGTGCCTTTTTTCCCCTGCATGATTTGTCAGGAGAATATggcaataaaaaacaagaagaaatattaaaatgatttaaaatatctGTTTGTCTCGAAATCTGTCACCACATCATTTTCTAgccaacaataaaataatagtgaGTGCTTGCTGGGAGATTCGGCTCTTTCATAGACTAATAACAAAGATTAGTGGAATTTTTGGTGTTAAATGGAATAAAACGGTGGTTAATGTAaaactacaaaataaattttaatacgATATCAGTTATTTGggattaaaaaatttgtttttaatataatctcAAGTTTGAGTtttgtggttgttaatatgataattACCGGAagtttacatggttgttaatttcagggcccatGAAATTAATCAAAGGGCGTGTAACTTAgtccgaacacccacattaataaaataaaaaaaagttaactatctaggtggtggctcagtagtaaaagcttgggaccaagaggtttgctccctctgtggtctcaggttcgagccatgtggttgctcatatgatggtcactggaggtttacatggtcgttaacttcagggcgcgtgggattagtcgaagtgcgcataagctgacccggacagccacattaaactaaaaaaaataaaataaaaaaaagtcgaGATATAATTTCTTCTATTGatttagataataataaatattataatacattatatttattgtgacAAATAATTACAACacagataaaaacaaataacttccaagatatttaacttttaaattatattatatttatctaCATCGTGACAAGATGTTTTGCCATTTATCTTGTCTGgtaaatcttatttttcttgaacaagTTTTAAACCATCTCGCCTTATATTGTATTGTCTTGGTGAGAAGAAACTTGTCTTGCCTTGTCCGTTTGTCTTGACTTGTATATTCATGGGTGTTTGATAATGTGGTGcagtatatattattttttgaagtgttattttacaataaaataatattttattaattttttaaaatttatttt
This window of the Populus trichocarpa isolate Nisqually-1 chromosome 13, P.trichocarpa_v4.1, whole genome shotgun sequence genome carries:
- the LOC18104119 gene encoding transcription repressor MYB5; amino-acid sequence: MRNLSSRNSTRSRNTPTPCCSKVGIKRGPWTPEEDEILANYIKKDGEGRWRTLPKRAGLLRCGKSCRLRWMNYLRPSVKRGRIAPDEEDLILRLHRLLGNRWSLIAGRIPGRTDNEIKNYWNTHLSKKLISQGIDPRTHKPLYPNPNSSEIANIAPIQNCILNSFPLEANGGVYRATATRENENFTMTNLDQFPNQVIDDGAKNWPSCDGFNKGLQSHHEQNKEEDYIGNENEDTFSLFLDSLINENVFVYQQQQQQLQQPKIIGPSGEPMISSSQAIHHSSISEAEVAYSMAAFGEKDGVLNSHDLA